Part of the Bryobacteraceae bacterium genome is shown below.
TGGCGTCTTACGGCGCCATGGCCGTAGCGGCTGCGCTGGGCGGCGCAACGCCCGCCCGGGCAGCGGTAATCGTTCATGACATCCCGGACATCACACTCGGGTTCGGGGACTTCGTTTCGTTCAATGTGCAGACAGGCGCGACGTCGCAGACGAACTCTTCGCTCGGCCAGTTCCTGCTCTCGGTATTTTCGTCGTCGTTTTTTTCATCGTCGTTTTTTGAGGCAGTCTTCTTGACTCCCTGGAATTCAGGCGATGGCATCGCAAGCGCCGGGAACTCTTACGCACAAAGGCTGATTGCCGGACAGACCGTCGACGGGAATCTCGCATTCTCCTCGACCTCTCAGTACCTCTTCCTGCGCAGTCTCACCACAGCCGGCAGCTTTGGAGCCGGTCAGTGGGGGAACCCGGGCGGCTTCCGCCGCGGCTTCGCAGGCCTCCGGTTCTTCCTCAACGGAGCGGAGCACTTCGGCTGGGCCGACATCACCGTCGACGACACCAGCAACTTGAGCGCGACGCTGCACTGCTTCGCCTATGAATCGACGCCCAACACGGCTATCCGGACCTCAGCCGACTGCTCCGCTCCGCAAGGCAACGTCCCAGAGCCGTCCTCCGCGGCGCTGCTCGCGCTGGGCGCGGCAGGCATGACCGCCTATCGCCGCCGCCGCAAAGCCGCCTGATCCGCTCAAGACCCGTTTTCCACCCTGCCGGCGTCCGCTTCTTCGCGGTCGCCGGCGTTCTACTTATTGACACCTCCGCCGCTACCCCTTAACATTAAGGAAGCAGAGTTCCGGTACGTCCGGAACCAGTCGAAAAAATAATCACGAATCCCTGGGAGGAGAACCTCGGATGACCAATTTCACGCGTAAGGACGGCGGAGTGCGTCTCGAAACCCGCCTTGCCCGATACGGCGCACTAGCCGTAGCCGCTGCTGTCGGTGGCTCCGCTCCGGCCGAGGCCGCCGCCATCACCCACGACATCCCCGACATCACACTGAATTTCGGCGAGTTCGTCTCGTTCAACGTCATCACCGGCGCCACTTCGCAGACGAATTCCTCCTTTGGCCAATTCCTGCTCTCGGTGTTCTCGTCGTCGTTTTTCTCAACGCAGTCGGTGTTTATTCTGCCCTGGAACCAGGGCGACCTGATTGCCGGCGACGGGCACGTCGCGTTCCGGCAGGGTGCTGGACAAACGATTCCGGGGACGCTTGGGTTCGTTTCGAACTCTTCCGGCTTCAACTCCCTGGAGCTGTTCTTCCGCAGCTCGACCACCACCACTCATGGCGAATGGGCCAACCCCGGCGGAACTCAACGCGGATTTGCCGCGCTGCGGTTCACGTTCGCTGGCAATGAGCACTTCGGGTGGGCCGACATCTCGGTCTCCGACGTCGCCAGTTTGTCGGCGACCCTGCACTGTTTCGGCTACGAGTCCACTCCCGGCGCCTCGGTCACTACGCCGCAGTCTTGCGCCGACGCCCCGGCCTCAGGCGTTCCCGAGCCCTCTTCCGCGGCTCTGCTCGCCCTCGGCGCCGCCGGCATGACCCTCTATCGCCGCCGCCGCAAAGCCGCCTGACGCTTCATTGCGTGCCCCTACGGATGGTCACCACTGGTCCCGCGCCCTCGAATTCCACCGGGTTGCTCGATCCGTCGGGCCAATGCGCCACCGCTTTCCCCGGCCGCTTCCCGCCTAGGTGAATCCGCGGATCGTTAGACGCCAGGTAGCCGTACCCCGGCTGCGAACAACGGCGCATGCCGCCCTCCAACTCGAGGCACGTCCCGTATCCGGACCCTTTCCCCCGGTCGACCCGGATCACCCATCCCGGCCGTCCGTCCTCCGCCGCGCCGTTCTGGAGCAGGCGCAGCGGACCGTTGTTGTTCGTCACCAGGACGTCCACATCTCCGTCGTTGTCGATGTCGCCGAACACCGCCCCGCGGCTCACCTCGTCGAATTCCAGCGCCGCGCCCGCCTCCCCGCTCACATCCCGCATCGAGCGGCCGCCACCCTCAGCGGCGACGTTCCGCAGCAGCAGGTTCCTTTGCTCGTAGGGGAACTTGCCCGCCCGCCCCGTCGGATTCCGCACCGCGCCGTTGGCCATGAATAGATCGAGCCAGCCATCGTTGTCATAGTCGAACCAGCCGACGCCGAACCCCGTGTACGGCGCCGTCGATTGCGCCAGCCCCGTTTTCGCCGAGGTGTCGAAGAACCCCGCCTCGCCGCCGTGGCCGAACAACGTGCTTCCCTCGTTGGTGAGGTTCGTCACGATCACGTCCGGACGCCCGTCTCCGTCCATATCCGCCGCTGAAACCCCCATGCCCGCCCGCGGCAGACCGGTCTCGGCATAGGCGGCTCCGATCTCGAGCGCTTTCTCACGGAACGTACCGTCCCGCTGGTTGATCCACACGAAGTTGGCTGCCCCGTCGTTGGCGACATATAGATCGGTCCAGCCGTCGCCGTCGAGATCGGCTGCCGTCACGCCCAGCCCCGGCCCAGGCCGAGCCGCGATGCCAGCCTTCTCGCTCACGTCCCGGAACCGCCCGCCACCCAGGTTCTCGTAGAGCGCGTCCGGCTCCGGCCGATACACCTGCGGACCGCAAAAATCCGGTGCGCCCGCAGGCGACTGGCACTTTGGCCGGTTGGTGAGGCTTACGTCCACATAGCGGTTGTGGAAGAGATCGAGGTCGCCGTCGCGGTCGAAATCGAAAAAGAGCACGCTCGTCGAAACCCCGCCGCTGGCGACGCCCGCCTCGGCCGTGATGTCGGTGAACCGCCCTCCCCCGTCGTTGCGAAAAAGCACGTTGGGTCCGAAATTGGTCACATACAGATCCAGGTCTCCATCGCCGTCGATGTCGCCCGCTGCCACGCCCATGCCCTGCGCCCGATGCCCCGTGCCGGAAGCGGACGTAACGTCGGTGAAGCGCAACTGGCCCGTCGGGATCAGCTCATTCCGAAACAGCCGGTTCCCCGGCGTCCAGCCATCCGGCGGCCGGATGACAGCTTCGGTCAGCGGCCGCTCCGGCCCGATAAACCATCCCTGGACGGCGTAGACGTCGAGGTCGCCGTCACCGTCGAAGTCGAAGAGCGCGGCTCCGCTGCCCATGATCTCGGGTATGTAGTACTGGCCGGCGACGCCGCCGAAATGGTGGAAGCGCAGGCCTGTCTCCGCGGAAACCTCCTGGAAACGCGGGCGGGACGGCGCCGCGCCTGGCTGGCTCGAACAGGACGCCAGCATCATCGCAAGGGCCCCGCAACAGCAGCCCCGGGGGACATTCATCATCGATACACTTGAGTCTATGTATGCCGGATAGGAGAGGTCAAGGAAAGGGCGCGGCGCTGGCGGCGCTGGCGCTCGCCGCGTGCGGCGGTCCAGCCGCGCTTGCCCCGCTTCCGAATATCGACACGGCGAAGGTCTCCGCCGCCGCGCGCCGGTCGATCGCGACGGCGCATGACGCCGCTGTCGCCTCGCCCGAAAACGGCGGCGCGTCCGGCCGCCTCGGCATGGTGCTGTTCGCCTACCGGTATGCTGAGCCCGCACTGGTCTGCTTCGAGCGGGCTCGCGTCCTGGAACCGGACAACGCCGGCTGGCATCACTACGCCGGCATCGTTCAACTCAGGCTGAAGCAGTACCCCCTCGCCGCCGAGCGCTTCCGCCGCGCCCTGGCTCTCGACCCGGGCAACATGGCCGCGCATGTCCTCCTCGGCGAGGCCTACCACGGCGAGCGCGAATTCGAAGAGGCTCGCGCCGAGTTCGCCGCCGCGCTCGACGCCGATCCCAAATCCGCCCGCGCCGCCTATGGCCTCGGCGCCGCGCTCGCCGCCCTCGGCAAGGCCGGCGAGGCGCGCGCCTACCTCGAACGGGCGCTTGACCTCGTTCCCGGCTACAGCCGGGCGCGGTTCGCGCTCGCCGACATCCAACGCAAGGCCGGCGACACCGCGAAGGCGGCTGCTCTGCTCGACGGCTACAACGTGGGGCGCGCCGCCGCGCGCCGCGCGATCGAACCTCCGCTCTCTGACCCGCTCATGACGGCCGTCCTCGCGCTGAATCAGGGCCCTCGCCAACGCCGCGCCAATGCCGCCGCCCGCGCCGCCGCGGGCCGTCTGGACGACGCCATCCGCCTGCTGGAGCAGGGCACGCGCGAAGACCCGGATCAGGTGGTGTTTCGCGCCGACCTCGCGCTGTTCCGCGCCATGGCCGGCGACCTCGACGGCGCCGAAGCCGACTACCGGCGAGCCGCCGCCGTCGATCCCGATCTGCCCCCCGTTCTGGTCGCCAAGGGCGAAATCGATGCTCGCCACGGCCGCTACGCCGAGGCGTTCGCCGCCTTCGAGGACGCCGCCGCCCAAAGCGACGTGAACATCCCGGCGCTTCTCCGTTCCGCCGAAATGTTGGTCGCGCTCGGCAGGCCCGCCGAGGCGCGAGCGCGATGGCGCACTATCCTCGCCGCCAACCCCGACGTTCCTCCCGCCAACGCCAGACTCGGCCTCTCCCTCGCCGCCTCCGGCCGCCGCGCCGACGCACTTCCCTATCTCGAAATGGCAAGCAGGAGTAAGAGCGCCGACCTCCCGCGCGTCCTCTACGAACTCGGACTCGCCTATCGCGAAGCCGGCAGGACAGCGGAAGCGCAAACCCACTTCCGCTACGCGCGCCTGGAAGGGGAGATCCGTGGCCAACCTGACGTCGCACGCCTTGCCGCCGCGCACCTCTCGCCGTAAACGCGGCCGGCGTCAACGCCTCGTGTATAATTAATATTTTTTACTTAATTAATAATAGGTAGCCTTATGGCCGCGATCCGTCTGACTGCTCTGGCCGCGTTCGCCGCCGCGTTCGGACAAAGCACCGCCACCATCCAGGGCGTCGTTTTCCGACAATTCCGGCGCCTGGATCCTCGGCGGCTGGCAGATCGGCGGGATTCTCTCTCTGCTCGCCGGCACGCCCGACGCGCACACCATCAACCAGAACACCAACGCCGCCGGCGCCAATCGTGGCGACCTCGTCCGGAATCCGAATCTCCCACGCGGCGAGCGCACCATCGACCGCTGGTTCGACACTACCGCCGTCATCCCCGGCCAACCCGGCCAGTTCGACAACGCCGGCCGCAACCTGATCGTCGGTCAGCCCACGTACAACTTCGATTTCTCGGCCGACAAGAGCTTCTTCCTGCCGTGGGAAGGCCACTACCTCCAGTTCCGCTTCGAGTCGTTCAACTTCACCAACACACCCACTTTCGGCCGCCCGAACCGGGCTTTCGGAACCAACGCGGTGGGAACGATCAACTCCGCCGACGAACCGCGGCGGGCCATCCAGGCCGCCATCACGGCATCCGCTCTAGTCGCTTCGCAGCGCCGACATCGGTTCGATCCGCGACGCTCGACGCGCCGGAAAATACACGGCCGCCATCGCTGTCAGCAGCAGCGCCGCGCCCGCGCCAACGAATGTCGCCGGATCGGCCGGCTTCACGCCGTACAACACCTTCGACAACACACCGCCGCCGACCAGCGCCGCGCCGGCCCCCATGCCAGCCCCCACCAGGACCTGCGCCAATCCCTGCCGCGCCACCAGCCGCAGCACATCCCCTCGCGACGCCCCCAGCGCCATCCGGACGCCGATCTCGCGCGTCCGCCGTGACACCGCGTACGCCATCACGCCGTAGATGCCCACCGCCGAAAGCGCCAACGCGATGGCGGCGAAGCAGGCCACCAGCATCGCCTCGAAGCGCGGCTGCGCCGTTGCGTCGGCCACGGCCTGTTCCATGGTGATCACCTGCGAAACTGGCAGGTTACGGTCAATCGACCACACCATTCGCTTGAGCGCGGGCGCCACCGCCGCGGGGTCGCCCGCCGTGCGCGCCACCAGCGTGATGTAATTGCCGGCCGGCCCGCCGCTCTCGAGGAAGTCCGTCGTTTGCAGCCCCGCCCGGTAGACTTCCGGAGCGGGATCCATCGCCCAATCGTGCTGCTTGGCGTTGGCCACGATCCCGGCGATCGTCAGCCAAACTGGCGTGGAGCCCGCGGCGGTATCGAACGAAATCCGCTTGCCCACCGGGTCTTCACCGGGCCAGTAGGCGGAGGCGGCCCGTTCGTTGATCCACGCCACCGGCGGCGCGCGGCGATCGTCCCGCGCCGTCAGCGAGCGCCCGCGGCGTAGCGGCAGCCGCATCGTTTCGAAATACCCGGCCATCGCGATCCGGTAGAACCCCCCGGGAAACTCGCCGGGCCGCGGGCGGGGCCGTCCTTCGATCAGAAACGGATAGCCCCACAAATCGCCAACGAGCGGGAGGTGATTCGTCGCGCCCGCCGACACCACGCCCGGAATCCGCGCCGTCTCCTCGATCAACCGCCGGTAGAGCACTTCGCGCCGGCCCGGTTCCATATGCGTCGAACCGGCCACCGACACCACCATAGAGATGACGTTACGCGGATCGAAACCGGAGTCGGCGGAACGCAGCGCGACGAAACTTCGCACCAGGAGGCCCGCACCCACGAGCAAGGCAAAGGCGAGCGCGAACTCGGACGCCACCAGGATCGCGCGCATGTGGCTGCGCTCGGGTCCGAAGCCGCCGCGTCCGCCTTCGCTCATCGCGCCCGCCAACCTGCCGCGGACCGCCTGCACGGCCGGCCCCAGGCCGAACAGCAGCACTGTGACAAGCGACAGCGCCATGAGAAACAGCACCACCGGACCGTCAACCGCCACCGTCTGCACGCGCGGCAGTTCGGGCGGGCTGGCCGCCACGAGCAGACGCGTGCCCGCGTGGGCGACCGCCAATCCGAGCGCGGCCCCCAGCGCCGCAAGCAGCAGGTTCTCCGTGAGGAACTGCGCCGCCAGCCTCGCCTTCCCGCCGCCTAGCGCCGCGCGCACCGCGATCTCCCGCTGCCGGTCCGCCGTCCGCGCCAGCAGCATGTGCGCCACGTTGGCGCATGCGATCAGCAGCACCAGCGCCACCGCGCCGAGAATGATCAGCAATGGCGTTTCGACGTTGCCCACCACGTTTTCCTTGAGCGGCCGCACCACCACGTCGCGATTCGTGCCGGGGAACCGCTTCTCGAGCCTCGCCGTCACCGCCGCCATCTCCGTGCGGGCCCTTGCCAGTTCCACGCCGGATGCGAGCCGGGCGAACGTCCGCAAGCTGTTTCCGCCACGTTGGCCCAGCCGCGGCGCAAGGTCGAGCGGCGCCCACAGTTCGGCGCCCGTCGCCCAGAACGGCGGGAACTGGAAAGCCGATGGCATTACGCCGATGATCGCGAACGCCTCCCCGTTGAGCGCCACCGTCTTCCCGATGACGGCGGGATCCGCGCTGAACCGCCGCACCCACAGCTTGTGACTCAACACCACTTCGCGCGCCTCGGGCCGCGTGAACCACCGCCCCCTCTGCGGCTCCACGCCGAGCATCGGCCACATCGCCGGTGTCATCCGGAGACCGCGAATATTCTCTGGCTGCTCCACGCCGGTGAGATTCGGGCTCCAGAACTCGGCCGCGCCGCTTTC
Proteins encoded:
- a CDS encoding ABC transporter permease — translated: MRRFLARLRNLFGNGQADREATREIEAHAALMQEDYERRGMTPREAGRAVVRELGAVSQTMELHRDARTFPGLAGTLRDLRFGARSLARNPGFSVLAVTTLGLGIGANTAIFSVVKAVLLDPLAYRDADRLVTVLHDGAAPVSPANFTDWSEQCSAFSESGAAEFWSPNLTGVEQPENIRGLRMTPAMWPMLGVEPQRGRWFTRPEAREVVLSHKLWVRRFSADPAVIGKTVALNGEAFAIIGVMPSAFQFPPFWATGAELWAPLDLAPRLGQRGGNSLRTFARLASGVELARARTEMAAVTARLEKRFPGTNRDVVVRPLKENVVGNVETPLLIILGAVALVLLIACANVAHMLLARTADRQREIAVRAALGGGKARLAAQFLTENLLLAALGAALGLAVAHAGTRLLVAASPPELPRVQTVAVDGPVVLFLMALSLVTVLLFGLGPAVQAVRGRLAGAMSEGGRGGFGPERSHMRAILVASEFALAFALLVGAGLLVRSFVALRSADSGFDPRNVISMVVSVAGSTHMEPGRREVLYRRLIEETARIPGVVSAGATNHLPLVGDLWGYPFLIEGRPRPRPGEFPGGFYRIAMAGYFETMRLPLRRGRSLTARDDRRAPPVAWINERAASAYWPGEDPVGKRISFDTAAGSTPVWLTIAGIVANAKQHDWAMDPAPEVYRAGLQTTDFLESGGPAGNYITLVARTAGDPAAVAPALKRMVWSIDRNLPVSQVITMEQAVADATAQPRFEAMLVACFAAIALALSAVGIYGVMAYAVSRRTREIGVRMALGASRGDVLRLVARQGLAQVLVGAGMGAGAALVGGGVLSKVLYGVKPADPATFVGAGAALLLTAMAAVYFPARRASRIEPMSALRSD
- a CDS encoding VCBS repeat-containing protein translates to MMLASCSSQPGAAPSRPRFQEVSAETGLRFHHFGGVAGQYYIPEIMGSGAALFDFDGDGDLDVYAVQGWFIGPERPLTEAVIRPPDGWTPGNRLFRNELIPTGQLRFTDVTSASGTGHRAQGMGVAAGDIDGDGDLDLYVTNFGPNVLFRNDGGGRFTDITAEAGVASGGVSTSVLFFDFDRDGDLDLFHNRYVDVSLTNRPKCQSPAGAPDFCGPQVYRPEPDALYENLGGGRFRDVSEKAGIAARPGPGLGVTAADLDGDGWTDLYVANDGAANFVWINQRDGTFREKALEIGAAYAETGLPRAGMGVSAADMDGDGRPDVIVTNLTNEGSTLFGHGGEAGFFDTSAKTGLAQSTAPYTGFGVGWFDYDNDGWLDLFMANGAVRNPTGRAGKFPYEQRNLLLRNVAAEGGGRSMRDVSGEAGAALEFDEVSRGAVFGDIDNDGDVDVLVTNNNGPLRLLQNGAAEDGRPGWVIRVDRGKGSGYGTCLELEGGMRRCSQPGYGYLASNDPRIHLGGKRPGKAVAHWPDGSSNPVEFEGAGPVVTIRRGTQ
- a CDS encoding PEP-CTERM sorting domain-containing protein (PEP-CTERM proteins occur, often in large numbers, in the proteomes of bacteria that also encode an exosortase, a predicted intramembrane cysteine proteinase. The presence of a PEP-CTERM domain at a protein's C-terminus predicts cleavage within the sorting domain, followed by covalent anchoring to some some component of the (usually Gram-negative) cell surface. Many PEP-CTERM proteins exhibit an unusual sequence composition that includes large numbers of potential glycosylation sites. Expression of one such protein has been shown restore the ability of a bacterium to form floc, a type of biofilm.), with protein sequence MLNFARKDGGVRLDTRLASYGAMAVAAALGGATPARAAVIVHDIPDITLGFGDFVSFNVQTGATSQTNSSLGQFLLSVFSSSFFSSSFFEAVFLTPWNSGDGIASAGNSYAQRLIAGQTVDGNLAFSSTSQYLFLRSLTTAGSFGAGQWGNPGGFRRGFAGLRFFLNGAEHFGWADITVDDTSNLSATLHCFAYESTPNTAIRTSADCSAPQGNVPEPSSAALLALGAAGMTAYRRRRKAA
- a CDS encoding tetratricopeptide repeat protein; amino-acid sequence: MPDRRGQGKGAALAALALAACGGPAALAPLPNIDTAKVSAAARRSIATAHDAAVASPENGGASGRLGMVLFAYRYAEPALVCFERARVLEPDNAGWHHYAGIVQLRLKQYPLAAERFRRALALDPGNMAAHVLLGEAYHGEREFEEARAEFAAALDADPKSARAAYGLGAALAALGKAGEARAYLERALDLVPGYSRARFALADIQRKAGDTAKAAALLDGYNVGRAAARRAIEPPLSDPLMTAVLALNQGPRQRRANAAARAAAGRLDDAIRLLEQGTREDPDQVVFRADLALFRAMAGDLDGAEADYRRAAAVDPDLPPVLVAKGEIDARHGRYAEAFAAFEDAAAQSDVNIPALLRSAEMLVALGRPAEARARWRTILAANPDVPPANARLGLSLAASGRRADALPYLEMASRSKSADLPRVLYELGLAYREAGRTAEAQTHFRYARLEGEIRGQPDVARLAAAHLSP
- a CDS encoding PEP-CTERM sorting domain-containing protein (PEP-CTERM proteins occur, often in large numbers, in the proteomes of bacteria that also encode an exosortase, a predicted intramembrane cysteine proteinase. The presence of a PEP-CTERM domain at a protein's C-terminus predicts cleavage within the sorting domain, followed by covalent anchoring to some some component of the (usually Gram-negative) cell surface. Many PEP-CTERM proteins exhibit an unusual sequence composition that includes large numbers of potential glycosylation sites. Expression of one such protein has been shown restore the ability of a bacterium to form floc, a type of biofilm.); translated protein: MTNFTRKDGGVRLETRLARYGALAVAAAVGGSAPAEAAAITHDIPDITLNFGEFVSFNVITGATSQTNSSFGQFLLSVFSSSFFSTQSVFILPWNQGDLIAGDGHVAFRQGAGQTIPGTLGFVSNSSGFNSLELFFRSSTTTTHGEWANPGGTQRGFAALRFTFAGNEHFGWADISVSDVASLSATLHCFGYESTPGASVTTPQSCADAPASGVPEPSSAALLALGAAGMTLYRRRRKAA